The genomic region GAACTCGTTGGCGTGGGAGGCTCCGTAAAAGGTTATGAGGTCCAAAGCATTGAGCCCAAAAAAGTCATTGTAAAGAAATCCGGAAAGATATATACTTTGTTTTTAGGGAGGTAACTGCTAAGTGGCAAACAAGCTCCTGTCCGGGTACCTGGCAGCCGTTATGCTAGTTGCTCTCGGCATATTTACTCCCTCCGTCTGTCAGGAACCTGTGGCGCAGCCGCTTCTTCCGATAAACGGGACAAAGCTCTCCCTTAACCTCAAGGATGCCCCGATCAGCTCGGTGCTTTCGGCCCTGGGACAGGAGGCCGGGCTCAATATAGTCACTGGAAAAAATATAACGGGCAAGGTCACGATCTCCTTAAAGGATGTGACCGCCTCCGAAGCCCTCTTTTCCATAATAAAAGCTTCCGGGCTCATTGCAAAAAAAGAAGGCGACATCATCAGGATAAATGCTCCCTATGAGCCTTCCTTGGGAGATGTAATAGCCAAAGAAAAGGGAGTGATAACCAAGACCTTTGTATCTAATTTTCTTTCGGCTGACGATGTAAGGGAAACGCTCAACAAACTCGGATATGAAGACACAAAGGTTATCTCCACCAAAGGCTCCAACATCATTGTCGTGGAAAGTTCAGCAAAGAATATAGCCAAGGTCTCGGGCATCATAAAGAAGCTGACGGCCACTCCTAACCAGGTGCTGGTAGAATCCCGCATAATGGAGATAACAGCCGGCAACGCGGCCACTCCTTCCACTCTGGGAATAAAAGGAAAATACACCGGCTCCACTTATACCGTCCAAACCGAAGGCACCGCCAACCCTGCCGCAGTCGGGGTCCCCGGGTTTTACGCGCATGTGGTCAGGGGAAATGCCGAGGCCTACCTGCAGGCACTAGAGAACAAAGAAGGCTTTAACATGCTGGCCAATCCCAAGGTGATAGCGGTCAACGAAAAGCCCGCCAGCATAATAAGCGGATCAAAGCTGGGATATAAGACCTCGATAACCACACAGACCGGCACCATCCAGAACGTCGATTACCTTGAGGTGGGAACCAAACTGGAGTTTACCCCCTACATTTCAAGCGACGGCTCAATAAAGATGGAGATCCATCCCGAGGTAAGCGAGGGCTCTATCACCACCGACGGCCTTCCGCAAAAGAACACGACCGAGGCCACAACTACCGTGATAGTTAGGGATGGGGAAACTATTATAATCGGCGGGCTTATCAAAAACAAGAGCAAAGAAACTTCCAGCGGGGTCCCCATTTTAATGGACATCCCCTTTATAGGGAACTTCTTCAAGAAGAAAGAACTTCTTTGGGAAAAGAAAGAGATCATCGCCATGCTGACGCCTCACCTCATAACCCCGAAAAAGATGAAAGAAATGGGGGCCGAGGTCGAGCGCATGTCGCGCCAGCAGACCGAAGCCAGGACTGGCGAGGAACCGGATGTCTGGTGGTGGCTTAAGTAATTCCTTCTAGAGCGAGTATTCTATCAGCGAGCTGGTATAGGGGTCTTTGGGACAATTGAGCAGATCTGCAGTTCTTCCTTCTTCTATCAGTTTTCCGCTCTTCATGACGGCTATCCTTGTGCAGAAGTCCTTTGCAAGGGCAATATCATGAGTGATGAACAGGTATGTCAGGCTGTTCTTTTTCTTAAGGTCCAGCAGCAGATCTATCACGGTCTTCTGCACTTCAAGATCAAGAGATGATACCGGCTCGTCCAGAACCAGCAGACGGGGCTCTGTCAGCAGTGCTCTGGCTATGCAGGCCCTCTGGCACTGGCCGCCGGAAAGCTCATGCGGATATCTGTGATACAACCCTGTGTCAAGCCCTACCTCCGTCAGTTTATTTGCGACCGCCCGTCTATGGGATGCAGAGGATGCTTTGTTGTGAATAATTAGGGCTTCCATAAGGGAGTCCCCTATCTTTATCCTCGGGTCAAGGCTGGAGACAGGCTCCTGAAAGATCATCTGTATATTATCCCTGAAACGCCTTATATCCCTTGCCCCTTCAAAAAGAACTTCGCCTTTGTCAACTTCAATGAGGCGGCAGGCTGCTCTTGCAAGGGTGGTTTTCCCGCTCCCCGACTCCCCTATTATCCCCAGGACTTCACCTTCTTCAACCTTAAGGCTGATGCCATCAAGGGCTCTGCTGCCTTTAAATTCCTTTGTTATATTCCTTAGTTCAAGCATTTCCCGTCCTTCATTTCGTAAATGCGGCTGCAATGCCTGGCAAGCAGAGGCCTGTTATGGGAGATCAAAAGAACGGACAAACCTTCTTTTGTCCTTAATTCTTCCAGCAGCAGCATAATATGGCGCTGGCTAATAACATCCAGCGCGCTGGTTATCTCGTCGGCTATCAGATAGCGCGCGCCGCAAAGCACTGCCATGGCTATCATCACTCTTTGCCTCATTCCTCCGGAAAGCTCGTGGGCATAGCTTGCGTACCTCTTTGCCGGATCATTTATCTTTACCTTTGCCAGCGCCTCAACCGCCCTTTCTTTTGCCTCTTTTCTTCCCATGGAAAAATGATGCCTGAGGCATTCGGAAAGCTGGTCCCCGATGGTCAAGACCGGATTAAGAGTTGTGAACGGGTCCTGAAAGACCATCGAGATGCTTTTTCCCCTAAGCTGCCTGATCTCCTCTTTTGGAAGGCCAAGCAGTTGCCTGCCGTCCAGTTTTATGCTTCCCTTTACTATCTTTCCGGGAGGCTCTATAAGCTGCATAAGGGAAAGACCCAGAGTACTTTTGCCGCAGCCCGAGGCTCCCGATAGGCCGACCATCTGCCCTTTTCCTAAAGAAAGGCTGGCCCCGTCTAGGGCTTTTACTGTCTCATTGTCGGAATAATAGTAAGTTGCAAGTCCTCTTATTTCCAGCATCCCTTAGTTTTCCTTGGGGTCCGAGGCCCCTCTTATCCCTTCTCCGACAAAATAGATCGACAATACTGTCATAAAGATGAAGAGACCCGGCACCAGCGCCATCCATGGTGCAAGGCGCAGGTAGGCCTGCGAATCCTGGAGCATGTTGCCCCAGGAAGCATACGGCGGCTGGACCCCCATCCCGAGAAAGCTCAGGGCTGATTCGGTAAGGATGGCCCCCGCCATGCCCAGAGTTGCCGCCACAGTAACCGGAGCAAATGAGTTCGGAAGAATATGTTTGAAGATGATCCTTATGTCGGATGAGCCAAGACAGCGCAGGGCCTCCACAAAAGGCCTTTCCTTGACCGAAAGGAACTCGCCCCTTACCAGCCTTGCCACACCCATCCAGGATGTAAGTCCTATTACTATCATTACATTATAGATATTAGGCGAGAGAACGGCCTGAACGGCAAGGATGAGAAAGATGGAAGGAAAAGCCAGCATCACATCCACAGATCTCATTATCACAGAATCCGCCGCCCCTCCGTAATAGCCCGCCAATGCGCCCAGCAGGGACCCGATAAGGACAGAGATCGATACCGCGACAAATCCAATGGTAAGTGAAACCCTGGCGCCGAACAGGATACGGCTAAATATGTCCCTTCCGTAATCATCCGTACCCAGCAAATGCGCGGCGGATGGCGCCTCCAGCGCCGTATTTCCGAGTTCGTTTGGATCATAAGGGGACAGCGCCGGGGCAAAAGCAGCCGCCAGGGCCATGAACAAAAGTATGGCGGCGCCAAACAGGGCCAGTTTATTTTTTTTGAACTTTTTCATATCTTATCCTTGGATCAGCCAGGGCATAGCAGACATCCGCCAAAAGATTTCCTATCACTATCAAAAAAGCCGAGAACATGACAACCCCCATAATCACGGGGTAATTGCGCGAAAAGACAGCGGCCACACCAAGCCGGCCCATCCCCGGCCAGGCAAAGATGGTTTCAACTATAAAAGCCCCCCCAAAGAGTTCCGGCAGGCTTAGTCCTATCAAAGTTATCAGAGGAAGCAGAGCGTTCCTGAGGGCATGTTTAAATATAACTGTCCTTTCAAAAAGCCCTCTTGCCCTTGCAGCTTTTATATAGTTTTGTGAAAGAGCCTCCAGCATGCTGGAGCGCACATACCTGGTTATCCCGGCAAGAGCGACGATCACCATTGTTGCAACAGGAAGCGCCATGTGCAAGGCAACATCTATGGCGCTTTTTAAAAATGAAGGGGTTTGAAGCGAGGGATCATACATTCCTCCCGCCGGAAGCAGGTTGAGTTTGACCGAAAAAAGCAGCATCAGCATCAGCGCCAGCCAAAAGGACGGGATAGACATTCCAGCAAAAGAAATAACGGTCACAAGGTTATCGAACCAGCCCTTCTTCTTCGCCGCGGAAAGGACCCCCAGAGGCACGGCTATTAAAAGCGTTACCGCAAAAGAAGTCCCCATGAGCAGAAGAGTCGCCGGCAGTCTCTCGGCTATCACCGCCGACACAGGCCTGTTGAGCATGTATGCCGTGCCAAAGTCAAATCTTATCGCGTGCCAGAGCCAGTAAAAATACTGCACTATCAAAGGCCTGTCCAGTCCCCAGTTCTGTCTAAGCCGCAGGAGTTCCTCGGGCTTGACAGAAGGATCCGTCAGCATCGCGGTAGGATCTCCCGGAGCAAGGTGCATTATCAAAAAAGAGACCAGCGAAACACCCAGCAAAAGAGGGATGAGGCTGATCAGGCGCTTGACAATATATCTTCTCATTTGGTGACGAACACCTTCTCTATGTTAAGGAACAATCCCGCCGGCCCGGGTTTTGAAAGCCCTCCCACTCTTTCTGATACCGCAACAACGGCCTTAGGGTACCAAAGAAAGAGATACGGCTGGTCCTCGGCTATTATCTTCTGCAATTGAGAGTAGATCTTTTTGCGGCTTTCCCTGTCCATGGTGGTGCGGCCTTTTTCCAGAAGGCGGTCAATTTTCGGATTCTTGTATTTCACAAAGTTGAGCCCCGACGGGTACTGCGATGAGTGCCAGATGCTGTACTGGTCCGGATCTATTCCGAGCGACCAGCCTATTATGACGGCGTCAAAATCCTTGGGATCCTTGTTTGCGTTGAGTATCCTCAACATCGCGCTCCACTCCATAACGCGGATGTTCACCTTTACACCTATCTTTTTGTACTGCCATTGGAGGATGACGGCCGCTTTTTCTCTTTCCTTGTTGCCCTGGTTGACCAGGATGGTGAACTCCAGCGGTTTTGAGCCTTTTTTTCTTATCCCGTCCGGGCCCTTTTTCCAGCCGGCCCCATCCAAAAGAATTTCCGCTATTTTTCTGTTAAGGGGATACTTTTCCACACTGCTTTCGTACGCCCAGGAGACCGGAGAGGACGGGCTGTAGGCGGCAGCGCCGGCGCCCAGAAAGATCAGGTTTATCAACTGCTGTTTATCTGTTGCATAAGCCAGCGCCTGCCTCACCCTCTTGTCAGAAAAGATCGGGTTGGCAAGATTGAATCCCAGGTATGTGTAGGTTAGAGCCTCATACTCATAGACCTTTACCCTCTTCAGTCGCTTTATCCTGCCCACCTCTCTGGGCGGCACATCGCTTTCATCTATCTGTCCCGACTCAAGAGCTATCAGCCTGGAATTTTCGTCCGGGATCATCCTGTAGATAATGGAAGAAAGGAGCGGAGCCCCCAGATGGTATTTCTCGTTCCTGACAAGAGTGGCGTGGTCGGAGGCCTTCCATTCCTTGAACTTGAAAGGCCCGGTGCCGACCGGCTTCTGGTTAAAGGACGAAGTGTTAAGGTCCTTTCCCTTTAACAGATGTGCCGGCAGTATTGACATCCCGGAGGATGCGAGAAAAGGGGCAAAGGGTCTTGGAAGGACCGCCTGTACAGTATAAGCGTCTATCACTTTGAACCTTATCGGTCTACCTTCAATTATATAATCGCTTCTTCTGACAGAATTCACTTTGGGATCAAGAATGGAATCAAAAGTGAACTTTACATCGCGCGCGGTAAAGGAAGCCCCGTCGTGCCATTTAACGCCCCTCCTCAGAAAAAAGGTAAAGACCTTTCCGTCCTTTGAAACCGTCCATCTTTCTGCCAGGTCCGGCACGATCTCGAGTTTTTCATTGATCTTTGTAAGCCCGTTAAAGATCGGCCCCTCAACCGAGGAAGAGGCCGAGTCCGCCGACAGTATCGGATTAAGTATCGAGATCTCGCCTCCGAGGGCAAAGACAAGATCGCCTTCGAGATCTGCGGTCCTTCCGCAGACTGCGGCGGACAGTAGTATGATCGTGAGCCAGATCGTTAAGATATTCTTCACTTTTACGCTCACATATTCGTCAATTCAAGCACTTTGCCTATCCCGCTCCTCTTATAGCCGGTTATCGTGTATCTCCCGGTTGCATCATCATATGTGTACATGATCTTGCCGGCGCTGTCTCCTTCCGAATAAGTCTTGCCCGTAAAAGGGTTCTTGGGAAGAGAAGCCATGTATTCTCCCGCGGCAAGATAGTTATCGTAAAGATTTTTAAGTGTTATGTCCTTTGCTATGGGATAAGTCTCGTTCTCCATGTTGTAGGATTCTACCCCGTATTGTACCGACCTCATCACCGATCTTACCGCCGCTTCTTTTGCCTTGTCCTGAACTCCCATGAACGAAGGGACCAGAAATGCCGCCAGAATTCCTATGATGCCTATCACTATGAGGATCTCGATCAGTGTAAATCCGCTGCTGCCATTCTTCAATCTTCTCACCTCCTTTATTGAAGGGACCCGAGTATCTTGGTTATGGGAGAAAGCACCGAAAGCGCGATAAAGGCCACCGCCGCTCCCGAAGCTATCGTGGCCGCCGGCTCCACAAAAGAAACAGCCCTTTTAATCAGTTCGTACGCTTCGTCTTCGAGGGCTTTACTGGAGCCTTTCATCATGTCCTCTGTTCTGCCGCTCTCCTGCCCCAGTCTTGCTGCAAAGACCAGTTCCTCATCAAAGTTATTATCGGTCTCAAATGCGCCGGCAAGGCTTTGCCCCTGCCTGACATTGTCAAGAACACCTTCGACGCTTTTTCTAAAGGCCGGGCTGCTCAAGGCTTTTGAGGTGTTGCTTAGGGCTTCGCAAAGAGGCAGTCCGGAGCTCAGCATATAGTACAGCATTCCGGCTATCCTGGAGCAGTTGAGCTTTTTTATTGTTTTTCCCATCAGCGGGACGCGCAGCCTGCAGGCCTCTAACGCGGGACCGAACTTTTTGGATGTTGAAAAATAGACGGCAAGCACAGCTGCAGCCGCCAGAAAGGTCAAAAGATAAGGGAGCAGTTTTACAAAGGAATACAGCACAACGACTTGTGCCGGCGGCTCTATCCCCATCTGGATAGAAAATCCTATCATCTGCGGGAACACATTAAAAAGAAAAAAGACAAGACAGGCGATAGAGGCCGTCATCACCGCCGCCGGATAGGCAAGAGAAGCTCTGATCTTTTTGCGTATCTCCGCCGTCTTTTCAAGATATTCCGCCGCAATAACCAGCCCCTGTTGAGTGCTGCCGCCGGCTTCGCAGGCGCCTATTATGGAAACCGCCTCCAGGTTGAAATACGGCTCCATAGAAGAAGCCAGCGTTGCTCCGCAGCTAACAGCCTTTTCCACATCCCCTCTAACCTTGGCCGCCTTAAGCGCCTTGACCAGCGGCACGCCGTAAGACAGCAAATGCGCCAGCCTTTTTATAACCGCGACCTGCTCTTTATTTGACAGCTTTTTCATAGAATTTTTACTGCCTGCTTTCCTATCCCAAAGAATTCTATTGCTGTCTCCGCTGTCTTTGCCTCCACCTCTTCTTTATTTATCTTTTTTACTTCCGCTATCATTTCCGCCACATACCTGACATATGCAGGTTCATTCCTCTGTCCGCGGAACTTTTGAGGGGCAAGATAAGGGCAGTCCGTCTCTATCATCATCCTTTCAAGCGGAACGGTCTTTACGACCTCTCTCATGCTATGCGCGTTCTTAAAGGTTATTACTCCAGTAAAAGAGATGTAATAACCCAGATCAAGGACCTTTTTTGCGTAGGCGCTGTCCTGCGAAAAGCAGTGAAACACCGCCTTTTGCCCTTTTGCCTCGCTGTTTAAGACCTCCAGCATTTTATCAGGAGCGCTGCGGCCGTGAAGGACCAGGGGAAGGCCGCTGTCCCTGGAAATCTCTATCTGCTTGACAAAGGCCTTTGTCTGCACTGCTTCGGGGACCTCATTGTTATAAAAATCCAGTCCTGTCTCTCCTACCGCCAGTGTTTTCTTGTTCTTAAGAAGAGCTGATAATTCGCTCAGAGAGCTTTCGTCCAGCTCCCCGGCATTATGGGGATGGATGCCCGCGCAGGCAAAAATGTTGGGATACCGCCCGGCAAGTTCCAGGCTTTTTTTTGAAGACTCTAGGTCAAACGCGGCGTTTATTATATACTCGACTCCGGCTTCCTTGGCCCTTTTAAGAACTTCCTCAAGGTCGCCGAACTGGCTCATGGTAAGGTGGGCGTGAGTGTCTATCAGCATTTTATTTTGCAAGCCGGGGGAACAGTGGGGACCCTTTTTGGACCTTGATATCTGCGTCTTTTTCTCTGCAACTGCCGCCTGCCCAGTCAAGTCCCATTTGCTGCCTCATCCGGACCGAAGTTTCGGGCATAAAAGGCTCTATCAGTATGGAGACCACCCTGAGGGACTCAAAAAGGTTGGCCATAACAGCGGCAAGTTCCTGCGTTTTACCCTGTTTGGCCAGCGACCAGGGTGCTTTCTGTTCTATGTAGCTGTTGGCAAAACTTATCAGCCCCCAAACTCCGGCAAGGGCCTCGGAAGGAAGGATTTCATCCATGGCCTGCTCATACTTTTTGGGAGTATCTATTATCAATTCTAAAAAAACGGCATCCTGGCTTGAGGCAGTAAGCTTTTGAGCTTTGGGGACCGTGCCGCCAAAGTATTTGTCTATCATCGTCAGGGTCCTGCTGAGCAGGTTCCCGAGGTCGTTGGCAAGGTCGCTGTTATACCTTGATATCAGCGCCTGGCGCGAAAAATCCCCGTCCGAGCCAAAAGGCACCTCCCTCATCAGGAAATACCTTACCACATCAAGCCCGAACTCTTCGGAAAGCACAACAGGGTCTACCGCATTACCCACCGACTTGCTCATCTTTTGCCCTTCTACCGTCCACCAGCCGTGGCCAAAAACTATGCCCGGAAGAGGAAGGTCAAGGGCCATCAGTATAGCCGGCCAGATCACCGCGTGGAACCTGACTATCTCCTTGCCCATAAGGTGGACATCGGCCGGCCACCACTTTGAGAATTCTTCCATGTCCTGCGGATATCCGATGGCAGAAATGTAGTTGACAAGAGCATCGAACCAGACATAGATGACATGACCGGGATCGAACGGGACCTGTATGCCCCAGGAAAAATTGGTCCTGCTCACATTTAGGTCCTTTAGCCCGCTCTGGATAAAATTCACGACCTCGTTCCTTCTTGAAGCCGGCCTGATAAAGTCTGGATGGGAATTGATATATGAAAGAAGCCTGTCCTGATACCTGGACAGGGCAAAAAAGTAGGCCTCTTCCTCTATCTTTTCCACAGGTCTTCCGCAATCGGGGCAGACCTTTTTGTCCTGCAGTTGGAATTCGGTCCAGTAGGCTTCGCAGGGCCTGCAGTACCAGCCCTGATAGGTGCCTTTATAGATATCACCTTTTTCATAGAGTTTCTGGAATATGCTTTGGACAGCTTTCTCGTGCTTCCTATCTGTAGTCCTTATGAACAAATCGTACGATATGTCCAGTTTTCCCCAGGCTTCTTTGAACTTTTGAACCATTGAGTCTACATGCTCCTTGGAAGATGTCCCCGCCTCATCTGCAGCTCTAGCAATTTTCATGCCATGCTCATCAGTCCCCGTTAAAAACTTCACATCAAGCCCTTTGAGCCTGTTCCATCTTGCAAGAACATCACATGCGATCTGGGTATAACCGTGCCCTATGTGAGGCACATCGTTCACATAATATATCGGACTGGTAATATAATATTTTGGGCTCATTTTATTGAATTATAGCATCTTGAGGCAAGTTCCGAACATAAAAGAGGACCGAGGAAAAGCAGGACTGTTGAAAAAACCAACACTTCGTCAGTTACGGGGTGGTCCTTTGATAAAAACCGATATTACAGTTCTTTCCGCCAGGAACAATACCTCCAACATTAGGCGGCCATAAAACCATGAACTGAATATGGAGATATTCGGTCCTATGGCACTGTGCTCCGCTTGGAGAAACATATACAAGACCTGTCTGGCTTCTGTTCACTATTGATGTCCCGTTGGCATTATCTCCGGCAATGATATTCCTATCCGAGTTATAGTACAGCTTTCCGTTATCCGGAACCAAGATTTCCGGACTTGACAGGATACTATCAAAACCCGGCTCCGCCTCGGGCACCGATGTTCCCGAAGTTCCTGTCAAAAAACTTTTTGTCTGCTGCGGGGTCGCGCTTGTAGATATGATAGGCACGGTATTGTATGAGATCGGGTTCCCGCCTTCTTTATAGATCCATTGTTTTCTTGCTATACCATTCATATCATTGGCCCATGCAAACCATCTCATGGTTGATGTCCTGGGATCAAGGATCCTTCCCTCGATCGGTCCCGGGACCTGTCTCAATATGTCTTTATCGCTATATACATAAACACTCCACTGCAGGTTCGGCTGGTCATAATAAGGGGCCTGTAAAGTCAGTCCGGTCTGGTAAAACCTTGAGGCTCCGTCACCGGTAAGATAGTTGCCGGGGGCTTCACTTCCGGCAATAGGATTAATACTATCGCCTTTTATCCAGATCGAAGGAAAAGGGCTGGTCGTCCGCCCTGGAGTCAGCAAAAATCCTGCCACATGGTTCAATACCGCCATTTTCTTGTCCGTGACATCTGCTTTTGTCACGCTAGGGCTCCCGTTCAGGTTATAAGCAACAACGGTCTGGGGCCTGTCAGCAGGCGACACATTCTCAAGCCCCAAATGAAAGAGCAGAGGCGTTGATTCAAATGTGGAAAATTTCCACCCGGGATCAGTATAACCCAGGCTGAATACGGGATAACCTATAGGAATATCCCCGGTCCCGGTGGAATCGGATATCGTAAAAGGCGCGCTTTCCGAGACAGCTGTATTTCCTGCCGTATTCTTTGCAATGATCTTTATCCTAACGGCGCTGGAATCCATCTGGGGAGTTGTCCATTCATAATTCCCCGTGTTGGAGATACCGGCAGCGATCGGCAGATAGACAGAACCTTCGCTCCGTGAATAATAAATTGAAATGCCGTCACCCCGCACAGGAAAACCTTCCGAAGACGCGTTCCAGGTTATCAGATGCTGTTCGCCGCACTTCCATCTTTCCCCCCCGAGAGGAGAAGAGAGCTCTATTTCCGGAAAATAGATCCGGTCAAGATACTTGGCAGTATCCGACATCGCAGAAAACATTCCGGCTTTGCTGCTCTCGCTTGACTCGATGAACCAGTTCGTCTCTCCCAGCCCGGATTTATCTATATTGAACCAGTTGTACGATTTGACCGCAGGGTACTGCGTCTTCATTTTGGCAAACGCGTCGATTATCCATGGCCCTTTCTTATCCCAGGTGGCCCAGTCATAGACCTCGGAACAGGCAAACTCGGCTATCATTACGGGTTTTCCAGGATGGGAAGATGTCAGCAGATCATAAGGCTGCCGAAAAAGCGCATCAAACGAGTTCCATCCCCAAGGCCTTGTACCTCCCCAGTTATAGTTATCTATAGCTATCCAGTCTACATAGTCGTCCCCCGGATAGTAATTGTCCGCATTATTCCAGGGCTCATCGGGAACGCTGCCCCCATACACGCACCAGACCCATGTGACATTGTCAGCTCCGGCGCTGGAAAAGATATCATGAACATGTCTCCACGCCGCGATATACTTTAGAGTTGACTCCAAACCTCCCCCATTCTGTTCTCCGCTCCACGGATACCAGTTGCCGTTCATCTCATGAGCAAACCTGAGAAATACCGGTTTATTGAAAGCTTTAATGGACTGCGCCCAGCTTGTGATATACGGATCAAAGTCGCCGTTAATGATATTCTGGAGGCTGTAGACCGGGTCACTTGCTAAATACTTCCAGGGTTCCCAGGTTATATGTGGGATACTGTCTCTATCGATCAGGGCATTACACTCCGCCGTCATAAATCCGTTGGCAGAGCTTCCCCAGGATTGGAACCACATCACCGAACCCAGATGACGGCCCATATTCGTCTCGTAAGACGGGAGATAGCTCAGGACCAGCGGGGGTTTTGAAGAATTGGCCGGCTCATAATCCACGAACGCACCAATATAACAGCCATCGATGTCTGCTCCGATCGTTCCATAAAGGTCCGTTGCACTGCACAATGACACTGCAGATAAGAGAATGATGCTTGCAGCCAGTATTTTTGCTTTCATATGCACGACCATATATCGTTCGGGAACATGTGCGATTTCAGGCCCGTCTTCTTCTCACCGTCAATCGACGGGGAAAAGTATCCTTATGTGGGAAACATTCTTGAGGGCGGAGTTTGCCCATTTTGGAAGGGGTTTGCTCATGTCGCTGTCCAGCCAGAGCCTTGGCATTGGCTCCCAGCTATTCTTTCCGGCATACTTTACCTGCACTATGAACCTCTCCAGCAGGTCCTGAGCAATGGTATCCGAATCGATATTCAGGGGTCTGTACACCGGCCTAAGATAAGAAGAGAACAGCGGCATCAGTCCTTCCAGAGGTTTTCCTTTTATCGAAGTAGGACCTACTACCATCCACTGGGTCAGCAGCCTGGCATTTCCCATTTCGGGGCTCATGCCGTGATCCGAAGGGATTATCTGAAAACCTCCGACCTTTCCCTTGGGGGAAGTAGAAATATCTATAACCCCGGTATGATTGGCCCTTATCCTTCCGGTCGAAGAGTACAGCCCTCCCCCGAACCTTCCTATCCCCTGAACCGGCTTGAGGACTTCGGCTATTACAATATCCTGGGACCCTGTGTAGTCCACGCTGACTGCTCCGCCAAACCTGTTCTCAAAGATTATTTCCCTCGGATACTTAAGCGGCCTTTCTACCGGAATTATTATCCTGTCGCCAAGCTGCGGGACATAGCCTTCTTCAACTTCACTTTCTGTACTTCCGGCACGGGCAAATAACACCCTGTTGCCCACCATCGGAGAATAGCTGCCGCCAAATATCGAAGTTCCTCCCTGGATAGCGGTATATAGAGAGGAATTTGGGCTTACATACGAGTTGTAATTGCCGGGAAGGTCAAGCGCCTCTTTTGGGACTATTGAAAAAATGATCCCTCTGCCTTCCCTCGTGTTGGTCCCGGTCTTGATGTGTATGGCATTGACCGCGGTGGCCGCCACTCTTCCCGTCTTTGCCCATTTGCTGGCGGTATATCCCCTGCTATTTGTCCTTGCACAAGGATAGAGGACCCTTCCGACCGCCTCTTTTGACACCCCTCCGTCATGGCTGACGCTTATCAGCCCGTCCCTTGAATTTTCTATCTCTATCCTCAACAGTTCTACGCTGCGGCCCTCGTCCATGGCAAAACAATTCATCCCCATTAAAAAAAACAATAAGATCCCTATACCAAATCTTTTAACATTGGACATTGGAAATTGGAAATTGGAAATTGGAAATTGGAAATTTGCCATTAGAAATACATCTTTCCCGCCGCTATCAGCCCCGCCAGGGCCAGCAGCCACATGTACACTATCGTCTTTTTAAGTATATCCTGCACATTTATGTTAAGGTTGTTAGCTATCCAGACATTGTGGGTATTGGTGGGATCGCAGACCCCCTGCAGCTGGCCCACCGACATGAGCGCGGCCATTATTGCCGCCGGTGACAGCACTTTGGATGAGAGCAGAAGACCAATGAGCCCGGCCCCCATTCC from Candidatus Margulisiibacteriota bacterium harbors:
- a CDS encoding type II secretion system F family protein, producing MKKLSNKEQVAVIKRLAHLLSYGVPLVKALKAAKVRGDVEKAVSCGATLASSMEPYFNLEAVSIIGACEAGGSTQQGLVIAAEYLEKTAEIRKKIRASLAYPAAVMTASIACLVFFLFNVFPQMIGFSIQMGIEPPAQVVVLYSFVKLLPYLLTFLAAAAVLAVYFSTSKKFGPALEACRLRVPLMGKTIKKLNCSRIAGMLYYMLSSGLPLCEALSNTSKALSSPAFRKSVEGVLDNVRQGQSLAGAFETDNNFDEELVFAARLGQESGRTEDMMKGSSKALEDEAYELIKRAVSFVEPAATIASGAAVAFIALSVLSPITKILGSLQ
- a CDS encoding TatD family hydrolase, which translates into the protein MLIDTHAHLTMSQFGDLEEVLKRAKEAGVEYIINAAFDLESSKKSLELAGRYPNIFACAGIHPHNAGELDESSLSELSALLKNKKTLAVGETGLDFYNNEVPEAVQTKAFVKQIEISRDSGLPLVLHGRSAPDKMLEVLNSEAKGQKAVFHCFSQDSAYAKKVLDLGYYISFTGVITFKNAHSMREVVKTVPLERMMIETDCPYLAPQKFRGQRNEPAYVRYVAEMIAEVKKINKEEVEAKTAETAIEFFGIGKQAVKIL
- the metG gene encoding methionine--tRNA ligase; this encodes MSPKYYITSPIYYVNDVPHIGHGYTQIACDVLARWNRLKGLDVKFLTGTDEHGMKIARAADEAGTSSKEHVDSMVQKFKEAWGKLDISYDLFIRTTDRKHEKAVQSIFQKLYEKGDIYKGTYQGWYCRPCEAYWTEFQLQDKKVCPDCGRPVEKIEEEAYFFALSRYQDRLLSYINSHPDFIRPASRRNEVVNFIQSGLKDLNVSRTNFSWGIQVPFDPGHVIYVWFDALVNYISAIGYPQDMEEFSKWWPADVHLMGKEIVRFHAVIWPAILMALDLPLPGIVFGHGWWTVEGQKMSKSVGNAVDPVVLSEEFGLDVVRYFLMREVPFGSDGDFSRQALISRYNSDLANDLGNLLSRTLTMIDKYFGGTVPKAQKLTASSQDAVFLELIIDTPKKYEQAMDEILPSEALAGVWGLISFANSYIEQKAPWSLAKQGKTQELAAVMANLFESLRVVSILIEPFMPETSVRMRQQMGLDWAGGSCREKDADIKVQKGSPLFPRLAK
- a CDS encoding glycosyl hydrolase; translated protein: MKAKILAASIILLSAVSLCSATDLYGTIGADIDGCYIGAFVDYEPANSSKPPLVLSYLPSYETNMGRHLGSVMWFQSWGSSANGFMTAECNALIDRDSIPHITWEPWKYLASDPVYSLQNIINGDFDPYITSWAQSIKAFNKPVFLRFAHEMNGNWYPWSGEQNGGGLESTLKYIAAWRHVHDIFSSAGADNVTWVWCVYGGSVPDEPWNNADNYYPGDDYVDWIAIDNYNWGGTRPWGWNSFDALFRQPYDLLTSSHPGKPVMIAEFACSEVYDWATWDKKGPWIIDAFAKMKTQYPAVKSYNWFNIDKSGLGETNWFIESSESSKAGMFSAMSDTAKYLDRIYFPEIELSSPLGGERWKCGEQHLITWNASSEGFPVRGDGISIYYSRSEGSVYLPIAAGISNTGNYEWTTPQMDSSAVRIKIIAKNTAGNTAVSESAPFTISDSTGTGDIPIGYPVFSLGYTDPGWKFSTFESTPLLFHLGLENVSPADRPQTVVAYNLNGSPSVTKADVTDKKMAVLNHVAGFLLTPGRTTSPFPSIWIKGDSINPIAGSEAPGNYLTGDGASRFYQTGLTLQAPYYDQPNLQWSVYVYSDKDILRQVPGPIEGRILDPRTSTMRWFAWANDMNGIARKQWIYKEGGNPISYNTVPIISTSATPQQTKSFLTGTSGTSVPEAEPGFDSILSSPEILVPDNGKLYYNSDRNIIAGDNANGTSIVNRSQTGLVYVSPSGAQCHRTEYLHIQFMVLWPPNVGGIVPGGKNCNIGFYQRTTP